A region from the Desulfobacterales bacterium genome encodes:
- a CDS encoding PBP1A family penicillin-binding protein, which yields MKKKSSKKLRLKPILKLFSALLFFVTVGLAVYSLYLSSQIENRFAGQRWQIPSKVYSDTTILYPGQRIHKDFFLEKLKNLGYRNVGHSPKRMGELNPSPSAVELYLHDFTSHSGTRKGFPVRIEFYRDSITSIVRRDNFTPVPILELEPEEIALFFGPDRERRQLVSIQHVPRHLIHAIMAAEDTRFYSHHGIDPVGILRAIYTNLRHGSIRQGGSTITQQLAKNYFLTPERTLSRKLKEALISLIMETMYEKDDILEIYLNEIYLGQNGPDSINGIGEASFFYFGKPVSELSLSESAVMAGLIKGPNRYSPYVNQKRSRERRNQVLQSMLKNGWINEKQLKNSLDAPLRTAGANVHQRKAPYFIDYLSEQLTTLYSGEDLASMGLSIYTTLDTQVQRAAETALKNGLARLEKSIPSLKRKSPEKKLQGAVIVIQPKTGYILAMAGGRDYAKSQFNRITMARRQPGSAFKPFVYLAGLDQFTPASILSNIPKSYSVNGKQWSPENFDPVSEPEVSMRTALKNSYNLATVDLAMKVGLKKIITTARSFHISTPLKPYPSLALGAFEVIPIELAGAFCTFAADGFQPYLLSLKNAADESGRVLNRRHMNIEQLISPAKAFIMNSMLRSVVEDGTARSLKNLGISFPVSGKTGTTNQYKDAWFVGYTPDILALVWVGFDNGDSIHATGSTAALPIWAELMRAIPQYVSGDCFAMPQGVVRKTICSESGKLAVSHACRNTTEEFFLEENVPQEQCPLHQPNIFYKFFNKG from the coding sequence ATGAAAAAAAAATCTTCAAAAAAGTTGCGCCTGAAACCGATTCTGAAACTGTTTTCTGCCCTGTTGTTTTTTGTAACTGTCGGTCTTGCGGTTTACAGTCTTTATCTTTCCAGTCAGATTGAGAACCGGTTTGCCGGGCAGCGCTGGCAGATACCGTCAAAGGTTTATTCAGATACCACCATCCTGTACCCGGGCCAGCGCATCCATAAGGATTTTTTTCTTGAAAAGCTCAAAAACCTGGGCTACCGGAACGTCGGGCATTCGCCAAAACGCATGGGTGAGCTGAACCCGTCACCTTCTGCCGTTGAATTATATTTGCATGATTTCACCTCCCATTCCGGGACACGGAAAGGCTTTCCCGTAAGAATTGAATTTTACAGGGATTCAATAACCTCAATTGTCCGCAGGGACAATTTTACGCCGGTGCCGATCCTGGAGCTTGAACCTGAAGAAATTGCCCTGTTTTTCGGACCCGATCGGGAAAGAAGGCAGCTGGTATCCATCCAGCATGTCCCCCGGCATCTGATCCATGCGATCATGGCGGCCGAAGACACCCGTTTCTACAGTCACCACGGCATCGACCCTGTCGGCATTCTCCGTGCCATTTACACCAATCTGCGACACGGATCGATCCGGCAGGGAGGCTCCACCATTACCCAGCAGCTGGCTAAAAATTATTTTCTGACTCCGGAACGCACCCTGTCCCGAAAATTAAAGGAAGCCCTCATTTCGCTGATCATGGAAACGATGTACGAAAAGGATGACATCCTTGAGATCTACCTGAATGAAATTTATCTCGGGCAAAATGGCCCTGACTCGATCAACGGCATCGGAGAGGCGTCTTTTTTCTATTTCGGCAAACCGGTCAGTGAACTTTCGCTGTCAGAATCCGCTGTCATGGCCGGGCTGATCAAAGGCCCCAACCGCTATTCGCCCTATGTGAATCAGAAGCGTTCACGCGAGCGGAGAAACCAGGTGCTGCAATCCATGCTTAAAAACGGCTGGATCAATGAAAAACAGCTGAAAAATTCCCTTGATGCCCCGCTGCGAACCGCCGGGGCAAATGTCCATCAAAGAAAAGCACCCTATTTTATCGATTATCTCTCAGAGCAGCTGACCACGCTGTATTCCGGGGAAGACCTGGCCAGCATGGGATTGTCCATCTATACAACGCTGGATACCCAGGTTCAACGGGCAGCGGAAACAGCGCTGAAAAATGGATTGGCGCGCCTGGAAAAATCGATTCCGTCACTGAAACGCAAATCGCCGGAAAAGAAACTTCAGGGCGCGGTGATCGTGATTCAGCCGAAAACCGGCTACATTCTGGCCATGGCCGGCGGGCGGGATTACGCGAAGAGCCAGTTTAACCGGATCACCATGGCGCGCCGACAGCCCGGCAGCGCGTTCAAGCCCTTTGTGTATCTGGCCGGACTCGATCAGTTTACACCCGCATCCATTTTATCCAACATCCCGAAATCCTACTCCGTCAATGGGAAACAATGGTCTCCGGAAAATTTTGATCCGGTATCCGAACCCGAGGTCAGCATGAGGACCGCCCTGAAAAATTCATACAATCTGGCCACGGTTGATCTGGCTATGAAGGTGGGACTGAAAAAAATTATCACCACGGCCCGCAGCTTTCACATTTCAACGCCCCTCAAGCCCTACCCTTCCCTTGCTCTGGGGGCATTTGAAGTCATCCCGATCGAACTGGCCGGGGCCTTTTGCACCTTTGCCGCAGATGGCTTTCAGCCCTACCTGCTGTCACTGAAAAATGCGGCGGATGAAAGCGGCCGGGTTCTCAACCGCAGGCATATGAATATCGAGCAATTGATTTCCCCGGCCAAAGCCTTTATCATGAATTCCATGCTTCGCAGTGTGGTGGAGGACGGAACCGCCCGGTCCCTGAAAAATCTGGGCATTTCGTTTCCGGTTTCCGGGAAGACAGGCACCACCAACCAGTATAAAGATGCGTGGTTCGTCGGATATACCCCGGATATTCTGGCGCTGGTATGGGTCGGGTTTGACAATGGCGATTCGATCCACGCCACGGGTTCAACCGCCGCCCTTCCCATCTGGGCCGAGCTGATGCGTGCAATCCCGCAGTATGTTTCCGGAGACTGCTTTGCCATGCCCCAGGGGGTGGTACGAAAAACCATCTGTTCAGAATCCGGCAAACTCGCCGTTAGTCATGCATGCCGAAACACAACAGAAGAATTTTTCCTGGAAGAAAATGTACCTCAGGAGCAGTGCCCGCTGCATCAACCCAATATATTTTATAAATTTTTCAATAAAGGATAA
- a CDS encoding tetratricopeptide repeat protein has product MSKKHILFMAIAACLLSLVTTACSKRIILSSPPVYQIPPPADKEKAGPIHEEAIGETPEETKKETPEESKKTISPRMLASLQLTRQGQTFLENGDADNAINFFEKAISLNPRNGENYYYLAEAWRMKGNYRQATEFNRLADIYLNTDMDWRSRVEKQKKQIAENRRRSTP; this is encoded by the coding sequence GTGAGTAAAAAACACATCTTATTCATGGCAATTGCTGCCTGTCTGCTCTCCCTGGTTACAACCGCCTGCAGTAAACGAATAATCCTCTCATCCCCACCGGTGTATCAAATACCACCGCCAGCGGATAAAGAAAAAGCCGGGCCAATACACGAAGAGGCAATCGGAGAAACCCCGGAAGAAACAAAAAAGGAGACACCAGAGGAGTCAAAAAAAACGATCTCTCCCCGAATGCTTGCCTCTCTTCAGCTGACCCGCCAGGGGCAGACTTTTCTGGAAAATGGCGATGCGGACAATGCGATAAATTTTTTTGAAAAAGCGATCAGCCTCAATCCGAGAAACGGGGAAAACTACTATTATCTGGCCGAAGCCTGGCGAATGAAGGGCAACTACCGGCAGGCAACGGAATTTAATCGCCTGGCAGACATCTATCTGAACACGGACATGGACTGGCGGAGCCGGGTGGAAAAGCAGAAAAAACAGATCGCTGAAAACCGCAGGCGGTCTACACCCTGA
- a CDS encoding class I SAM-dependent methyltransferase, with protein sequence MTDPNLMAKYRNQAQMLANKVRKRYKHLRKGFDRQNIEVFRLYDWDIPEIRAVVDWYAGHLVIAEYTRQQSTPEWLPMMGEAVAQALGVPSSDVHLKERRVGRQDGNRYSRIDNTNKKIIMSERDLKFYVNPYDYIDTGLFSDHRNTRQMVREAAEGRDFLNLYCYTGSFSCYAAKGGARTTVSVDRSETAVRWARENMELNGIAEEGNTLIKFHIFDFLEKAKRKNQTFDLAVVDPPSFSTSRNIRDTFDISKDHPVLLKAVLDVMRDGSTIFFSTNHQDFQPRLAHLQVTDVVEITSFTIPEDYVSNKKPIHRCWKIRV encoded by the coding sequence ATGACAGATCCAAATTTAATGGCAAAATACCGGAACCAGGCCCAGATGCTTGCGAACAAAGTCAGAAAACGCTACAAGCATCTGCGCAAAGGCTTTGACCGGCAGAATATCGAGGTTTTCAGACTTTACGATTGGGACATACCTGAAATACGGGCTGTCGTCGACTGGTATGCGGGGCATCTGGTAATTGCTGAATACACCCGGCAACAATCCACGCCCGAATGGCTGCCGATGATGGGAGAGGCGGTTGCACAGGCACTCGGGGTTCCTTCATCAGATGTTCATCTTAAAGAACGACGCGTGGGCCGTCAGGACGGAAACCGGTACAGCCGCATCGATAATACAAATAAAAAAATCATCATGTCCGAACGGGATTTGAAGTTCTATGTAAACCCCTACGACTATATCGATACCGGACTTTTTTCCGACCACAGAAATACCAGACAGATGGTACGGGAGGCGGCTGAGGGCAGGGATTTTTTGAATCTTTACTGCTACACCGGGTCATTTTCCTGCTACGCGGCAAAGGGCGGGGCCCGGACCACGGTGTCTGTCGACAGATCGGAAACCGCTGTCAGATGGGCCCGAGAGAACATGGAACTCAACGGGATTGCCGAAGAGGGCAATACGCTGATCAAGTTTCATATATTTGACTTTCTTGAAAAAGCGAAACGCAAAAATCAGACATTTGACCTGGCGGTGGTGGATCCCCCCTCATTTTCAACCAGCAGAAATATACGGGATACGTTTGACATATCAAAGGATCATCCGGTACTGCTCAAGGCGGTTCTAGACGTGATGCGGGACGGCTCCACGATTTTCTTTTCCACAAACCACCAGGATTTTCAGCCGCGCCTGGCACATTTGCAAGTTACCGATGTGGTGGAAATTACGTCGTTCACCATTCCGGAAGACTACGTCAGCAACAAGAAACCGATCCACCGCTGCTGGAAAATCAGGGTGTAG
- a CDS encoding efflux RND transporter permease subunit, protein MKQTDNNDISRGPIAWMAGNSVAANLVMIVLFVGGLIFGIQMKQEVFPEFDTDSVTVTVSYPGASPEEVEQAIILAIEEAVQGLDGVKEISSSSSEGSGVVTVEMLVGEDIQKLAQDVQSEVDRITTFPEEAEQPQVEIATHRRDVVSLALYGDQNERVLRETAEQIRDGLLQDPGITQVELDGVRDFEIRIEVPQANLRTYNLTLEDIADRVKNASVELPGGSLKTEGGEILVRMKERRDYGREFARIPIITTSDGTQVRLEDIATIIDGFEDSDRFATYNGKPAVMLDVYRVGDQTPISVSTAVHDYIKQYRHTMPPGLEVATQNDKSEVYRQRAELLLGNGFLGLILVFILLGLFLEARLAFWVAMGIPTSFLGALLFLPFMDVSINMMSMFAFIVALGIVVDDAIVVGENVYFYRQQGHSYMRASILGVREVAMPVVFSILTNVVAFMPLYFVPGIPGKMFRTIPVVVITVFLISLVESLFVLPAHLGHQKKRSPRGVFGWLHRGQQRFSNGFSRMIQQVYAPFLEKTLAWRYLTLAIGLVALLVALAYVKSGRIGTALFPRIESDFAYAEAVLPYGSSVVKTGAVQNQLVEAAMRVASENGGDLLVKGIYAQIGGSSRILGTSGGHVASIRVYLTASDVRPVQTGDFINQWRNETGDIPGLENLAFRSDIGGPGSGAALTVELSHRDLDMLKTAGEDLAKALDYFPNVKDIYDGFAIGKQQLDFVIRPEGRALGLTAREVASQVRNSFYGAEALRQQRGRNELTVRVRLPENERVSEYHLEQLMIRTPGGVDVLLRDVVDISRGHAYTEINRRAGRRVITVSADVDPPSQAERVISSLKSDALPDLINRHYGLRYSFEGHQAEMRDSMTSLGLGLCMALLAMYGLLAVPFRSYTQPAIVMICIPFGMVGALLGHLLMGYSLSVMSMFGVVALSGVVVNDSLVLIDFANRRRQGGDSAVAAIHAAGIQRFRPILLTTLTTFGGLAPMIMETSRQARFLIPMAISLGFGVLFATLITLVLVPSLYLIVEDVHQLAGVPQHSVQKPSGI, encoded by the coding sequence ATGAAACAAACAGATAACAACGATATATCCCGCGGTCCCATTGCCTGGATGGCCGGAAACAGTGTGGCGGCCAATCTGGTGATGATTGTGTTGTTCGTGGGCGGACTGATTTTCGGTATCCAGATGAAACAGGAAGTGTTCCCCGAGTTTGACACGGATTCGGTTACCGTGACGGTGTCCTATCCCGGCGCAAGCCCTGAGGAAGTCGAACAGGCCATCATCCTGGCGATTGAAGAGGCGGTTCAGGGCCTTGACGGTGTCAAGGAAATCAGTTCCTCGTCCAGTGAGGGCTCCGGGGTGGTAACTGTGGAAATGCTCGTGGGAGAAGATATTCAGAAACTGGCCCAGGACGTCCAGAGTGAAGTGGATCGCATTACCACGTTTCCGGAAGAGGCCGAGCAACCCCAGGTGGAGATAGCCACGCATCGCAGGGATGTGGTATCTCTGGCGCTTTATGGTGATCAGAACGAACGGGTTCTTCGCGAAACTGCCGAGCAGATTCGGGACGGGCTGCTTCAGGACCCTGGCATTACGCAGGTGGAACTGGACGGTGTCCGTGATTTTGAGATCCGTATTGAAGTCCCTCAGGCAAATCTGCGGACGTATAATCTGACCCTGGAGGATATTGCCGACCGGGTGAAAAACGCTTCCGTAGAACTTCCCGGAGGCAGCCTGAAGACCGAAGGCGGTGAAATTCTGGTGCGGATGAAGGAACGCAGGGATTACGGCAGAGAGTTCGCCCGGATTCCCATTATTACCACCAGTGACGGCACCCAGGTCCGGCTCGAAGATATCGCCACAATCATCGACGGGTTTGAAGACTCGGACCGGTTTGCCACGTACAACGGCAAACCGGCCGTCATGCTCGATGTCTACCGGGTAGGAGACCAGACGCCCATCAGTGTATCGACAGCCGTTCATGATTATATCAAACAGTATCGGCATACCATGCCGCCGGGGCTTGAGGTGGCTACCCAGAACGACAAATCCGAAGTTTACAGGCAGCGGGCGGAGCTTCTGCTTGGCAACGGATTTCTCGGCCTGATCCTGGTATTTATTCTGCTGGGACTGTTTCTGGAGGCCCGGCTGGCCTTCTGGGTGGCGATGGGAATTCCCACATCATTTCTCGGGGCACTTCTTTTTCTGCCGTTCATGGATGTCAGCATCAATATGATGTCCATGTTTGCATTTATTGTGGCGCTGGGTATCGTGGTGGATGATGCCATCGTGGTGGGAGAAAATGTCTATTTCTACCGGCAACAGGGACATTCCTACATGAGGGCTTCCATTCTGGGGGTCAGGGAAGTGGCAATGCCGGTGGTGTTCAGCATCCTGACCAATGTGGTGGCATTCATGCCGCTTTATTTTGTGCCGGGCATTCCCGGAAAGATGTTCAGGACCATACCGGTCGTTGTGATTACGGTGTTTCTGATTTCCCTGGTAGAAAGTCTGTTTGTCCTGCCGGCGCATTTAGGGCATCAGAAGAAGCGAAGTCCCCGGGGTGTTTTCGGCTGGTTGCATCGGGGCCAGCAGCGATTCAGTAACGGGTTTTCCCGGATGATTCAACAGGTGTATGCGCCGTTTCTGGAAAAGACGCTTGCCTGGCGATACCTGACACTGGCCATCGGGCTGGTGGCTTTGCTGGTGGCACTGGCTTATGTGAAAAGCGGCCGGATCGGTACGGCTTTATTCCCCCGGATCGAATCGGATTTTGCCTATGCCGAGGCCGTTCTTCCCTATGGCTCCTCGGTTGTAAAAACCGGGGCTGTCCAGAACCAGCTGGTTGAGGCCGCCATGAGGGTCGCATCTGAAAACGGCGGGGACCTTCTTGTGAAAGGTATTTATGCTCAGATCGGGGGAAGTTCTAGGATTTTAGGGACCTCCGGCGGTCATGTGGCCAGTATCCGGGTGTATCTGACCGCATCTGACGTTCGTCCTGTTCAGACAGGCGATTTTATCAACCAATGGCGCAATGAGACCGGTGATATTCCGGGGCTGGAAAACCTCGCGTTTCGTTCCGATATTGGCGGACCCGGATCAGGAGCGGCACTGACGGTCGAACTGAGTCACCGTGATCTGGACATGTTGAAGACCGCCGGCGAAGATCTGGCAAAAGCGCTGGACTATTTTCCCAATGTCAAGGATATCTATGACGGATTTGCCATCGGCAAACAGCAGCTGGATTTTGTAATCCGTCCCGAAGGCCGGGCCCTGGGATTGACGGCCCGTGAGGTGGCCAGCCAGGTGCGCAACAGTTTTTATGGCGCCGAAGCCCTTCGCCAGCAGCGGGGCCGGAACGAATTGACGGTCAGGGTGAGGTTGCCGGAAAACGAGCGGGTTTCCGAATATCATCTGGAGCAGCTGATGATCCGGACACCGGGCGGGGTAGACGTTTTGCTTCGGGATGTGGTCGATATCAGCAGAGGGCATGCCTACACGGAAATCAACCGGCGGGCCGGTCGTCGGGTTATCACTGTTTCGGCAGATGTGGATCCTCCCAGCCAGGCGGAACGGGTGATTTCGTCCCTGAAATCCGATGCCCTCCCGGATCTGATCAATCGCCATTACGGGCTCCGGTACAGTTTCGAAGGCCATCAGGCTGAAATGCGGGACAGCATGACAAGCCTGGGATTAGGGCTGTGCATGGCCCTGCTGGCCATGTACGGGCTTCTGGCCGTACCGTTTAGAAGCTATACCCAGCCGGCTATTGTAATGATCTGCATTCCGTTCGGAATGGTCGGGGCGCTGCTGGGCCATCTGTTGATGGGCTACAGCCTCAGTGTCATGAGCATGTTCGGTGTGGTGGCCCTGTCCGGCGTGGTCGTCAATGATTCTCTCGTGCTGATTGACTTTGCCAACCGCCGCAGGCAAGGCGGTGATTCTGCCGTCGCCGCCATACATGCGGCCGGAATTCAACGATTCCGTCCCATTCTGCTGACCACCCTGACGACTTTCGGAGGACTGGCGCCCATGATTATGGAAACATCCCGCCAGGCCAGGTTTTTGATTCCCATGGCCATTTCCCTTGGTTTCGGTGTGCTGTTTGCGACCCTGATCACCCTGGTACTGGTGCCGTCACTGTATCTGATTGTGGAAGACGTTCACCAGCTGGCGGGTGTGCCTCAACATTCCGTTCAAAAGCCGTCAGGAATCTGA
- a CDS encoding efflux RND transporter periplasmic adaptor subunit — translation MNTENNVEMMEKTSRWKLVLKILLPLLVLAVGAAGAYQMSRTGPEAQRKKPEKPLPIVQIMRLQASSERVVVPAMGSVIPAMELQLRSRVSGHVVSVHPEFTEGGIVKAGEEMVLLDPEDYRLAVEKQQTRVVNARYALQLEMGQQSVAKREWQIVNAGKPVDGPVNGMDKALALRKPHLENAQADLASAEADLKQARLNLDRTRVIAPFNAVILAKNVAKGSQVSTQDELAHLVGTDEFRVQVSIPVDALKWIAVPRKAGEPGAVARVFYGNNSGAVSERVGQVIRLLGELETEGRMARILVAVKDPLALNVSGEQKPPLFIGQYVRVEIDGVYLKEVFSIPRSALRDDSRIWIAGSDGTLHIRPVDTIWRDEHRVIVKDGLQEAENLIISDIAAPVEGMPIRTE, via the coding sequence ATGAATACGGAAAATAATGTTGAAATGATGGAAAAAACGAGTCGCTGGAAACTGGTATTGAAGATACTTCTGCCTTTGCTGGTTCTGGCTGTTGGTGCCGCGGGGGCGTATCAGATGAGCCGGACCGGACCGGAAGCCCAGCGCAAGAAACCGGAAAAACCGCTTCCCATAGTGCAGATAATGAGGCTTCAGGCATCCTCCGAACGCGTCGTGGTGCCGGCCATGGGCTCCGTTATTCCCGCCATGGAGCTTCAGCTCAGGTCCCGGGTATCGGGGCATGTTGTCTCCGTTCATCCGGAATTTACAGAAGGAGGCATTGTAAAAGCCGGTGAAGAAATGGTTCTGCTCGATCCGGAAGACTATCGCCTGGCGGTGGAAAAACAACAAACCCGGGTTGTCAATGCCCGATACGCTCTTCAACTGGAAATGGGGCAGCAGTCAGTTGCCAAACGGGAATGGCAGATTGTCAACGCGGGCAAGCCGGTAGATGGCCCGGTAAATGGCATGGATAAGGCGCTGGCTTTGAGAAAACCACATCTGGAAAATGCGCAGGCCGATCTGGCTTCGGCCGAGGCAGATCTGAAACAGGCCCGGCTCAATCTGGACCGCACCCGGGTCATAGCGCCGTTTAATGCCGTGATCCTTGCAAAAAATGTCGCAAAAGGCTCCCAGGTATCCACGCAGGACGAGCTGGCACATCTGGTGGGAACCGATGAATTCCGGGTTCAGGTGTCCATCCCTGTGGATGCCCTGAAATGGATTGCGGTTCCCCGAAAAGCCGGTGAACCGGGGGCGGTGGCGCGTGTTTTTTACGGGAATAATTCCGGTGCTGTCAGTGAGCGTGTCGGGCAGGTCATCCGTCTGCTGGGAGAGCTGGAAACCGAGGGGCGAATGGCCCGGATTCTGGTTGCCGTAAAAGACCCCCTGGCACTGAACGTATCCGGTGAACAAAAGCCGCCACTTTTTATCGGACAGTACGTCCGGGTGGAAATCGACGGCGTCTATCTGAAAGAGGTATTTTCCATACCGCGTTCTGCTTTAAGGGATGACTCCCGGATATGGATTGCCGGAAGCGATGGAACCCTCCACATCCGGCCCGTGGATACGATCTGGCGGGATGAACACAGAGTTATCGTAAAAGACGGACTTCAGGAAGCAGAAAACCTGATCATCTCCGATATCGCGGCTCCCGTGGAAGGAATGCCGATACGGACGGAGTGA
- a CDS encoding efflux transporter outer membrane subunit — protein MKNKFIAGACLLIAALFLTSCSGFNSGIRPDSMADVPKAYSLYENEVSGFPQRWWRQFDSPTLDSLIEEALSGSFSLKEAWARLKQVRELAVQSGAGLYPDLNATSGASWTRQNADSVSMERESKDFSLGLAGSYELDLWGRIRSGRQADLLEVSASREEISTAAMTLAAGVTSRWLDIISQTMQLGVLEKQLQTNTTYLELIELRFQNSMATALDVFQQKQIVEKIKSQIPSVAAQKQLLAHELAVLIGKPPQYELNIENNFLPDLIPIPAAGIPADLLSKRPDIRAAGFRLQAADWQVAEARANRLPTISLSAQALYSADQLDLIFDNWLLNLAGNLVGPLIDGGQRSSEVRRQQAVVDEKLAAYRQTVYTAIKEVEDALVTDCRKQQRITALESQIDAARKALEEARQRYFKGVNDYLPVLTQLLAVQGLELDLIQEKTQLLTNRVGLYRALGGTWTDALKDERPFGA, from the coding sequence ATGAAAAATAAATTTATTGCGGGGGCATGCCTTTTGATAGCGGCCCTTTTTTTAACGTCCTGCTCAGGATTCAACTCCGGAATCAGGCCTGATTCCATGGCCGATGTGCCGAAGGCGTATTCTTTATACGAAAATGAAGTGAGCGGATTTCCTCAGCGATGGTGGCGGCAGTTTGACTCCCCGACGCTCGATTCGCTGATCGAAGAAGCCCTCTCCGGCAGTTTTTCTCTGAAGGAGGCCTGGGCGCGGCTGAAACAGGTAAGGGAGCTGGCGGTTCAATCAGGCGCCGGTCTGTATCCGGATCTTAATGCTACCTCCGGTGCATCCTGGACGCGGCAGAACGCCGACAGCGTGTCCATGGAACGTGAGTCAAAGGATTTTTCACTGGGCCTGGCCGGCAGTTATGAGCTGGATCTGTGGGGACGGATTCGTTCCGGGCGGCAAGCCGATCTGCTGGAGGTGTCTGCCAGCCGGGAAGAGATCAGCACGGCAGCGATGACACTGGCGGCAGGGGTAACCAGCCGATGGCTGGATATCATTTCGCAGACCATGCAGCTCGGGGTGCTGGAAAAACAGCTTCAAACCAATACGACCTATCTGGAACTGATCGAACTTCGATTTCAGAATTCTATGGCAACGGCACTGGATGTGTTTCAGCAGAAACAGATCGTTGAAAAGATCAAGTCCCAGATTCCGTCCGTGGCGGCTCAAAAACAGCTGCTGGCGCACGAACTGGCGGTATTGATCGGAAAACCGCCACAATATGAACTGAACATTGAAAATAACTTCCTTCCGGATCTGATCCCGATTCCGGCGGCCGGGATTCCCGCTGATCTGCTGTCAAAACGTCCGGATATCCGGGCCGCAGGGTTCAGGCTCCAGGCCGCGGACTGGCAGGTGGCTGAAGCACGCGCCAACCGGCTCCCGACCATCAGTCTGTCTGCTCAGGCCTTGTACTCTGCCGATCAGCTGGACCTGATTTTTGATAACTGGCTGTTGAATCTTGCGGGCAATCTGGTCGGGCCGCTGATTGATGGAGGACAAAGATCATCCGAGGTCAGACGTCAGCAGGCGGTCGTGGATGAGAAACTGGCAGCCTATCGGCAGACCGTCTATACGGCCATCAAAGAGGTAGAAGATGCGCTGGTTACCGATTGCCGGAAACAGCAGCGCATCACGGCGCTGGAATCTCAGATTGATGCTGCCCGCAAGGCGCTTGAAGAAGCCAGACAACGATATTTCAAAGGGGTAAATGACTACCTTCCGGTGTTGACCCAGTTACTGGCGGTTCAGGGACTCGAGCTGGATCTGATTCAGGAGAAAACTCAGTTGCTGACTAACCGGGTTGGGCTTTACCGGGCGTTGGGTGGAACCTGGACGGACGCGTTGAAAGATGAGCGCCCCTTCGGGGCTTGA
- a CDS encoding SH3 domain-containing protein, which yields MKAFTFIQQRFPKRALIMLAVTAIFASTSAFAQGRPLRGRDLQYHGTHAGRVIPRLSAGFYTVMVAGLTYFVLNDIYYRKVPAGYEAVAVPMPVADVTKGHGVVTAAGQVAVTIHLLNVRSGPGKTHGVIGTVQKGDRLAVMGQAPGWLYVKLPYGGFGWVSNQYTRSAGPKPLG from the coding sequence ATGAAAGCGTTTACGTTTATCCAGCAGCGGTTTCCCAAACGGGCGTTGATCATGTTGGCTGTGACAGCCATATTTGCAAGTACCAGCGCCTTTGCGCAAGGAAGGCCTTTGAGGGGCAGAGACCTTCAATATCATGGAACTCACGCCGGGAGGGTCATTCCGCGTCTTTCGGCCGGATTTTACACCGTGATGGTGGCGGGACTGACCTATTTTGTCCTCAATGATATTTACTATCGTAAGGTTCCAGCCGGCTATGAAGCGGTTGCCGTACCGATGCCGGTTGCCGACGTTACAAAAGGCCATGGCGTAGTCACGGCTGCCGGACAGGTGGCGGTTACCATTCACCTGTTGAATGTCCGGTCCGGACCCGGAAAAACACACGGGGTGATCGGGACGGTGCAAAAGGGTGACCGGCTTGCTGTCATGGGACAGGCGCCGGGCTGGTTGTATGTGAAATTACCGTACGGCGGGTTTGGATGGGTCAGCAATCAGTATACCCGGAGCGCAGGGCCAAAACCGCTCGGGTAA